GGGAGCATCTGTCCGGTACGTGAACCCTCGCTCTGCCTCATCCAGTTGATGGGATGAGACACCGATGTCCAGCAAAATGCCATCGATCTTCCCTGTCAGTCCCAGTTCATCGGCAACGGCGCCGACACGGCGAAAGTTAGACCGCACCAGTGTCACCTGATCGCCAAAAGGGGCCAGATTGCGTCCGGCCGCCGCCAGGGCTGCCGGATCCTGATCAAGTCCGATCAACCTCCCTCGCCCCGCCATTTTCGCCAAGATCGCCGCGCTGTGGCCGCCGCCGCCTACCGTTCCGTCGAGGTAGATTCCCTCGGAACGGGGCTGCAGCACCTCCAGCACCTGATGCAATAACACGGGGATGTGATGAAAAACCATCAAGGTGAACCTCCGTCCAGTGATCGGCGACCCGTCGCCGAAAGCCGGACCGGCCCGGTCAACCTACAGGTCAAAATCGATCAGTTTTTCGGCCACTTCTTCATAGGATGGCGCCGCTTGTTCGTTATAGGCTTTCCAACGCTCCTGACTCCAGATCTCCACGCGAGCGCCGGCGCCGATGATGACGACGTCCTTTTCGAGCCCGGCATGTTCGCGCAGGTGCGCGGGAACCAGTATTCTGCCCTGTTTGTCCACTTCACATTCACCGGCGCCGGAAAAAAAGAAACGTTGAAAGGCCCGGGCATCGGATCTCGTGAAAGGCAGCGCTTTCAGCTTTTCTTCCAATTGTTTCCATTCGTCCTTGGGGTATACAAACAAACAGCCATCAAGCCCCTTGGTGGCCACAAAGGCCTCGCCCAGGGACTCCCGCAAGCGGGCCGGCACAAACAACCGGCCTTTCGGATCGATAGCGTGCTGGTATTCCCCCATGAACATAGGTCTGTTCCACCACTTTAAACCACTTTTCTACCACTTCACACCACTCCATTCCACACATCGCCCGGTTTTCCTGCCGGGATTGAGGAAAAAACTAGCTTTAAACCAAAAGAAAGGACCCCGGTCCTGTGCCGGAGTCCTCTGGTCCTACTCGCGATTTGATTTGTTTTTCCCAGGGATCAATCGCTCTCTCCCCATCGCCGAAACAGTTGGTGGGCGATGCCGGCCTGATCGAAGACCTTTCCCACCACAAAATCGACCAGTTCGTTCATCGTCGTGGGCCGGTGGTAGAAGGCCGGCATGGCCGGCACGATCCGCGCCCCCGCCTGAGCCAACCGCCGCAGGTTCTCCAAATGGATCAGGTGAAGCGGTGTCTCGCGCGGCACGACGATCAAGGGCCGCCCCTCTTTTAAGGTCACATCGGCGGCCCGCGTCAGCAGGTTGTCAGCGAGGCCAAGGGCCATGGCGGCCACCGTATGCATCGAGCAGGGGATGACGATCATGCCTGCCGCCGGAAAGGAGCCTGAGGCGATCGATGCGCCCACATCGCCCACGTCATGGAGGCGACACCCTTCGGCAACCTCGGTGAGGGATTTTCCCGTCTCCTCCCGGAGGACGCGCTCACCGGC
Above is a genomic segment from Heliomicrobium gestii containing:
- a CDS encoding UbiX family flavin prenyltransferase; translated protein: MAALDWIVGITGASGSIYALRLIEAMGELGMHPHLVVSEAGERVLREETGKSLTEVAEGCRLHDVGDVGASIASGSFPAAGMIVIPCSMHTVAAMALGLADNLLTRAADVTLKEGRPLIVVPRETPLHLIHLENLRRLAQAGARIVPAMPAFYHRPTTMNELVDFVVGKVFDQAGIAHQLFRRWGESD
- the mraZ gene encoding division/cell wall cluster transcriptional repressor MraZ, with translation MFMGEYQHAIDPKGRLFVPARLRESLGEAFVATKGLDGCLFVYPKDEWKQLEEKLKALPFTRSDARAFQRFFFSGAGECEVDKQGRILVPAHLREHAGLEKDVVIIGAGARVEIWSQERWKAYNEQAAPSYEEVAEKLIDFDL